Proteins from a single region of Salvelinus fontinalis isolate EN_2023a chromosome 15, ASM2944872v1, whole genome shotgun sequence:
- the LOC129812078 gene encoding histone-lysine N-methyltransferase, H3 lysine-79 specific-like gives MTEKEEINRSSTQAAEEWMIELREKERAIEALEGENMRILCLHGQEKKGWEMEKRVMEMEKLEITGERERTNSEIEKMQREKDRCEIEKKDMVERMKEAYIKLYQMQTALRFGEQEQPQKETKTAQRVRAKLEKKKRKEREILEKNKVKELLRARKAESKEEVRKNKERVKAHLDEVTRNYNEKKQREKERENLSKKAHGKENHMAYIPDIELKKSECNTDGKVNTVGWLWLKFKFCGILHQ, from the exons ATGACGGAGAAGGAGGAGATTAATAGAAGTAGCACACAGGCAGCAGAGGAGTGGATGATTGAGTTGAGAGAAAAGGAAAGAGCGATAGAGGCTCTGGAAGGAGAAAATATGAGGATTCTTTGCCTGCATGGACAAGAGAAGAAGGGATGGGAGATGGAAAAGAGAGTGATGGAAATGGAGAAGTTGGAGATTACAGGGGAGCGGGAGAGAACGAATAGTGAAATTGAGAAAATGCAAAGGGAGAAAGACAGATGTGAAATAGAGAAGAAAGATATggtggagaggatgaaagaggcaTACATAAAGCTGTACCAGATGCAGACTGCCCTGAGGTTCGGAGAGCAAGAGCAGCCACAG AAGGAAACTAAAACTGCCCAGAGAGTCAGGGCAaagttagagaagaagaagaggaaggaaagagagatatTGGAGAAGAACAAAGTGAAAGAGCTGCTCAGAGCTAGAAAAGCAGAGAGTAAGGAAGAAGTGAGGAAGAATAAGGAGAGGGTGAAAGCCCACCTGGACGAGGTGACAAGGAACTATAACGAaaagaaacagagggagaaagaaagagaaaatctGTCAAAAAAGGCACATGGCAAAGAAAATCACATGGCGTACATCCCAGACATCGAACTGAAGAAGTCAGAATGCAACACAGATGGAAAAGTAAATACTGTCGGCTGGCTTTGGTTAAAATTTAAATTCTGTGGAATACTTCATCAATAA